In the genome of Bacteroidota bacterium, one region contains:
- a CDS encoding OmpH family outer membrane protein, with amino-acid sequence MKNLIKLFFVVAFVCSITTSFAQKNAKFGHINSQELVLLMPEKQTATTALQEHTAQLENQLIEMNKEIEDKYALFMQQRDTYSDLIRQTKEKEIVDLQERLQNFQQTAQQDIQQKEAELWQPVIDKANNAIQEVGKENGFTYIFDVSAGVVLYFSPESIDVLPLVKTKLGITTTTE; translated from the coding sequence ATGAAGAATCTAATAAAATTATTTTTTGTAGTAGCATTTGTTTGTTCCATTACTACTAGCTTTGCACAGAAAAATGCAAAATTCGGACACATCAATTCGCAGGAACTAGTACTTCTAATGCCCGAAAAACAAACAGCCACTACTGCTTTGCAAGAACATACAGCACAATTGGAAAATCAACTTATAGAAATGAATAAAGAAATTGAAGATAAATATGCTTTATTTATGCAACAAAGAGATACATATTCCGATTTGATAAGACAAACAAAAGAAAAAGAGATAGTAGATTTACAAGAAAGATTACAAAATTTTCAACAAACAGCTCAACAAGATATTCAACAAAAGGAAGCCGAACTTTGGCAACCGGTAATTGATAAAGCAAACAATGCAATCCAAGAAGTTGGTAAAGAAAATGGATTTACATACATTTTTGATGTAAGTGCCGGAGTAGTACTTTACTTTTCGCCAGAAAGTATTGATGTCCTGCCACTTGTAAAAACAAAATTAGGTATTACAACAACAACAGAATAA
- a CDS encoding GHKL domain-containing protein, with protein sequence MKYLPLIRYFLLTIVFVILSYLSDFLTNEKNNPSVEPEKFRTTLLKKEKQLEQIVDEVSLNLSGRSLKEFVISNSQNLIEDLIEDNCAILIFRTDSLVFWSDNSIPIDENIQKLLNASQVLFLSNAWYYSLSEQFDDYTIVGLILLKHKYSYENKFLENKFQNDFELSSAYDISLSESGNNINIYDESGKYLLSLYRSRNFSNENSLNLTSIIFFFLAIIFFLLFVKEMVFRNCKSQILCFASIIVFLLFLRFLMIKYCFPAICYSHQLFDPQLFGKSFWFKSLGDFFINSIFLLYGVFLLFNFKNKLEIQNSDNRKSVIIIFVLLVFIELVFLSINYLMESIILNSTVNLYVFQIFEINVFTFFAYLIFASLILTLFLVVDFALKIISNLSKYSGFLIIFVATSIPVFVISFFAGYEIRHFSILFFYVFVVTISVFHYKKVQFQYSTIVLILLIVSSFTVLLIINTSSEKEKEIQKVLAVNISNQHDVVAELLLVDFEGKIKSDTQMTKFLESPYELEEEIYNHLKRNYFHGFWGKYNFQIYLCGETDSLIVEPENENRHCINFFSELIDNHGIIVENTNFYYLNNVSERISYLGYSKFPNLSDSAYFTVYFELNSKLVSQELGYPELLLNEKLSKLSSIDEYSYAKYKNNELVTQAGNFPYSLNSETYVLPDEEYFFTKFDDFDHLVYKIDNENTIILSKPAFKILDILISLSYIFVFYHLLVTLLSFIKVSSNRFSKVGISSYSFDLKNKIKLTMISILIFSLLLIGGGTIYYNIKQFEEKHHEIISEKIQSVLIEVEHKLANETEFSDEIYEYLTYYLIKFSNVFYSDINVYDLEGNLFSSSRSEIFNKFLVGRKINPDAYRELIINKKAKFIHSENIGKLNFLSAYVPFRNNNNKIIAYLNLPYFTKQSVLKKEISVLVVAVVNMYVILILLTIAITVFVSNKLTKPLQLIQDKIRNTSLDKPNEPIDYESNDEIGNLIKDYNRMVEELAKSASLLAKSERETAWREMAKQIAHEIKNPLTPMKLNVQFLQKAWIDKVPNFDERLNKICNTIIEQIENLSSIATSFSNFAKMPKAKNAELNIIENLEKVIQLYKNLENISIKTSFPENSDLQVFADPEQLSRVFINIIQNAVQSIPEGRTGFISVGVYVETNKVVVKIADNGEGIESHLIDKLFVPNFTTKTSGMGLGLAIANKIVENANGEIRFETVENMGSSFYVELPLLNYEF encoded by the coding sequence ATGAAGTATCTGCCGCTAATAAGGTATTTTTTATTGACAATCGTTTTCGTTATTTTATCGTATTTGTCAGATTTTTTGACAAACGAAAAAAATAATCCATCGGTCGAACCAGAAAAATTTCGAACAACTTTACTCAAAAAGGAAAAGCAGTTGGAACAAATTGTAGATGAAGTTTCATTGAACTTGAGTGGAAGATCCCTTAAAGAATTTGTGATAAGCAATTCACAGAATTTGATTGAAGATTTGATTGAAGACAATTGTGCAATTCTGATATTTCGAACAGATAGTTTGGTTTTTTGGTCGGACAATTCCATTCCTATTGATGAAAATATTCAGAAATTATTGAATGCCTCGCAAGTTTTGTTTTTGTCAAATGCATGGTATTATTCGCTTTCGGAGCAATTTGACGATTATACGATCGTTGGATTAATTCTTTTGAAACACAAATATTCTTACGAAAATAAATTTCTTGAAAATAAATTTCAGAATGATTTTGAGCTAAGTTCAGCTTATGATATTTCATTGTCGGAATCGGGAAATAATATAAATATATATGACGAATCTGGCAAATATTTGCTTTCTCTTTATCGATCAAGAAATTTTAGCAACGAAAATTCATTAAATCTGACATCAATAATATTCTTTTTTCTTGCAATCATCTTTTTTCTTCTTTTTGTGAAGGAAATGGTTTTCAGAAATTGCAAATCGCAAATTCTTTGTTTTGCTTCGATAATAGTTTTTCTGCTGTTTCTTAGGTTTTTAATGATAAAATATTGTTTTCCTGCAATTTGTTACTCACACCAACTTTTCGACCCACAGCTTTTTGGCAAATCGTTTTGGTTCAAATCGTTGGGTGATTTTTTCATAAACTCAATATTCCTGCTTTATGGTGTTTTTCTATTATTTAATTTTAAAAACAAACTCGAAATCCAAAATAGCGACAATCGGAAGAGTGTAATAATAATTTTTGTTTTGTTAGTTTTTATCGAATTGGTTTTTCTATCAATAAATTATTTGATGGAAAGCATCATTTTAAATTCAACTGTTAATTTATACGTTTTCCAAATATTCGAAATCAATGTATTCACTTTTTTCGCATATCTGATTTTCGCATCACTAATTTTAACTTTATTTCTCGTTGTTGATTTTGCTCTAAAAATTATTTCAAATCTGTCTAAATATAGTGGTTTTCTAATTATTTTCGTGGCAACGAGCATTCCGGTTTTTGTAATTTCATTTTTTGCCGGATATGAAATTCGGCATTTTTCCATCTTGTTTTTTTATGTTTTTGTTGTAACAATTTCTGTTTTTCATTACAAAAAAGTTCAATTTCAGTATTCAACAATTGTATTAATTCTTTTGATAGTATCTTCATTCACAGTTCTTTTAATAATAAATACGAGTTCTGAAAAAGAAAAAGAAATTCAGAAAGTTTTGGCTGTGAACATTTCTAACCAGCACGATGTGGTTGCAGAACTTCTGTTGGTCGATTTCGAAGGAAAAATTAAATCAGATACTCAAATGACAAAATTTTTGGAAAGTCCTTATGAGTTGGAAGAGGAAATTTATAATCATTTGAAACGCAACTATTTTCATGGATTTTGGGGCAAATACAATTTTCAGATTTATCTTTGCGGCGAAACTGACAGCTTGATTGTTGAACCTGAAAACGAAAACAGGCACTGCATAAATTTTTTTAGCGAACTAATTGATAATCACGGAATAATAGTTGAGAACACAAATTTCTATTATCTGAATAATGTGAGCGAGCGAATTAGTTATCTTGGATATTCAAAATTTCCGAATCTATCGGATTCTGCTTATTTTACTGTTTATTTTGAACTAAACTCAAAATTGGTAAGTCAGGAACTGGGCTACCCCGAATTGTTGCTGAACGAAAAATTGAGCAAACTTTCAAGCATAGATGAATATTCTTACGCAAAATACAAAAACAACGAACTGGTAACACAAGCCGGAAATTTCCCATATAGCCTGAATAGCGAAACTTATGTTTTGCCCGATGAGGAGTATTTTTTCACAAAGTTCGACGATTTCGACCATTTGGTTTATAAGATTGATAATGAGAATACTATAATTTTGAGCAAGCCCGCATTCAAAATTTTAGATATCCTAATTTCTCTATCGTATATTTTTGTATTCTATCATCTGCTCGTTACACTTTTGTCTTTCATAAAAGTTTCATCAAACAGATTTTCGAAAGTTGGAATTTCGAGTTATAGTTTCGATTTGAAAAATAAAATTAAGCTTACTATGATTTCGATATTGATTTTTTCCCTGCTATTGATTGGTGGAGGGACTATCTATTACAATATCAAGCAGTTTGAAGAAAAACATCACGAAATTATTAGCGAAAAAATACAATCTGTTTTAATTGAGGTTGAGCACAAATTGGCAAACGAGACAGAATTTTCCGATGAAATTTATGAATATTTGACCTATTATCTAATAAAATTTTCTAATGTATTTTATTCTGATATAAACGTTTACGATTTGGAAGGGAATTTATTTTCATCCTCTCGCTCCGAGATTTTCAATAAATTTTTGGTTGGCAGAAAAATAAATCCTGATGCCTACAGAGAATTAATTATCAACAAAAAAGCGAAATTCATTCATAGCGAAAACATCGGGAAATTGAATTTTTTGTCGGCATATGTTCCTTTCAGAAACAACAACAATAAAATAATTGCCTATCTGAATTTGCCATATTTTACAAAACAGTCGGTGCTGAAAAAGGAAATTTCGGTTTTGGTGGTTGCAGTAGTAAATATGTACGTAATACTTATTTTATTGACTATTGCAATTACGGTTTTCGTGTCGAACAAACTTACTAAACCACTCCAATTGATTCAAGACAAAATTAGAAACACAAGTTTAGACAAACCCAACGAACCTATTGATTATGAAAGTAATGACGAAATTGGGAATTTAATAAAAGATTATAATCGAATGGTTGAGGAGCTTGCAAAAAGTGCCAGCCTGCTGGCAAAATCGGAACGGGAAACAGCTTGGCGCGAAATGGCAAAACAAATTGCTCACGAGATTAAAAATCCACTTACGCCAATGAAACTGAATGTCCAGTTTTTGCAAAAAGCCTGGATTGATAAAGTTCCTAATTTCGACGAACGATTGAACAAAATCTGTAATACAATTATTGAACAAATAGAGAATCTTTCTTCTATAGCAACTTCTTTTTCGAATTTTGCAAAAATGCCTAAGGCGAAAAATGCAGAATTAAACATAATTGAAAATTTGGAAAAAGTAATACAGCTTTATAAAAACCTTGAAAACATTAGCATAAAAACCAGCTTCCCGGAGAACTCCGATTTGCAGGTTTTTGCCGATCCCGAACAATTGTCTCGTGTTTTTATAAACATCATTCAAAATGCTGTTCAGTCGATTCCTGAAGGCAGAACCGGATTTATTTCTGTAGGAGTTTATGTTGAAACCAACAAAGTTGTTGTAAAAATTGCCGACAATGGAGAAGGAATCGAAAGCCACCTTATAGACAAATTGTTTGTTCCGAATTTTACGACAAAAACCAGCGGAATGGGTTTGGGGCTTGCTATTGCAAACAAAATTGTTGAAAATGCCAATGGAGAAATCCGCTTCGAAACCGTGGAAAATATGGGAAGCTCGTTTTATGTGGAATTGCCTTTATTGAATTATGAGTTTTGA
- the murI gene encoding glutamate racemase translates to MNSKAKQAIGIFDSGVGGLTVASAIKNLLPSEKMIYFGDTAHLPYGDKSSDSIKYYSKKITEFLLEQNCKIIVIACNSASSNAYLTVKELVGDRAIVINVIDPVIDFVLQNKQLSKIGVIGTKSTIDSGTYQRNIKSQNSDIELVPLSTPLFAPMIEEGFIFDDISNAIIRSYLSFEKFNNIDSLILGCTHYPIIRNQIRKFFNFNVEVIDSANVVARYLQDLLIAKNLLNSLQNPQHKFYVSDYTLYFKKIAEMFFDGEVILSKLNFWK, encoded by the coding sequence ATGAACTCAAAAGCAAAGCAAGCAATAGGAATTTTCGATTCTGGAGTTGGCGGACTTACAGTTGCTTCTGCTATCAAAAATTTGTTGCCAAGCGAAAAGATGATCTATTTTGGCGATACAGCCCATCTTCCTTACGGCGACAAATCTTCCGATTCAATAAAATATTATTCAAAAAAAATCACGGAATTTTTACTCGAACAAAATTGTAAAATTATTGTAATTGCTTGTAATTCTGCTTCCTCAAATGCCTATTTGACAGTAAAAGAATTGGTTGGAGACAGAGCAATTGTAATTAATGTAATTGATCCTGTAATTGATTTTGTTTTGCAAAACAAGCAACTTTCAAAAATTGGTGTTATCGGAACCAAAAGTACCATCGACAGTGGGACATATCAACGAAATATTAAATCGCAAAACAGTGATATAGAATTAGTTCCACTATCAACCCCTTTGTTTGCCCCAATGATAGAAGAAGGATTTATTTTCGATGATATTTCAAATGCAATAATCCGTTCGTATTTATCATTCGAGAAATTTAATAATATTGACTCATTAATATTGGGCTGTACACATTACCCAATTATCAGAAATCAAATTAGGAAATTCTTTAATTTTAATGTAGAAGTTATCGATTCGGCAAATGTAGTTGCAAGATATTTGCAAGATTTATTGATAGCAAAAAACTTACTGAATAGCTTACAAAATCCGCAACATAAATTCTATGTCTCAGATTATACATTATATTTTAAAAAAATTGCAGAAATGTTTTTCGATGGCGAAGTAATCCTATCAAAACTTAATTTCTGGAAATAA
- a CDS encoding OmpH family outer membrane protein gives MKKIGLLLLTVIFSTSIGFSQKYAYVDTEYILNNVPTYESAQDQLNQLSIEWQKEIEEVFAEIDKMYKDFQAEKVLLTEEMKIKREDDIIKKEKAAKELQKKYFGKSGELYKKRQELIKPIQDDIFNAVKEIAEEGNYAVIFDTAGKGLSMLYTNPKYDKSDDVLEKMGYKN, from the coding sequence ATGAAAAAAATAGGATTGTTATTATTAACTGTAATTTTCAGCACAAGCATTGGGTTTTCTCAAAAATATGCATATGTCGATACAGAATATATATTAAATAATGTACCAACATATGAGTCGGCTCAAGACCAATTGAACCAATTATCTATCGAATGGCAAAAAGAAATTGAAGAAGTTTTTGCCGAAATTGACAAAATGTATAAAGATTTTCAAGCAGAAAAAGTTCTTCTTACCGAAGAAATGAAAATAAAACGTGAGGATGATATTATAAAAAAAGAAAAAGCAGCAAAAGAATTACAAAAAAAATATTTTGGGAAAAGTGGAGAATTATACAAAAAACGTCAAGAATTAATCAAACCAATTCAGGACGACATTTTCAATGCAGTTAAAGAAATTGCCGAAGAAGGAAACTATGCCGTAATTTTCGACACCGCAGGCAAAGGACTAAGCATGCTTTATACGAATCCAAAATATGACAAAAGCGACGATGTTTTAGAAAAAATGGGGTATAAAAACTAA
- a CDS encoding restriction endonuclease, translated as MEIHKSLENLSTRVLDLKEKILTEEATKNAFVMPFMQLLGYDIFNPLEVIPEFVADISNKKGEKVDYCIKKDDEPIIIIECKHWKENLDLHNTQLERYFSFTKAKFGILTNGIIYRFYTDIDEENKMDKKPFLEFDLENIKENIVGELSKFHKNSFDVEELFDVAGEMKYYSAIKSAFYKELDNPSDELVKYFASKVYSGRFTEKVILQFHKIVKKALNHKINETINDRLKSALTKEEKKQIETIAETDNTSLDPREIILFKDEERGIITTQEEMNGYEVVLDILNPHFEKERIAYRDTKSYFGILLDNNNRQPICRLRFDTKQKYLSIIDEEKNEKKYPIDKIEHIYKYSNEIINSAMRYSENM; from the coding sequence ATGGAAATTCATAAAAGTTTAGAAAACCTTAGTACTAGAGTTTTGGATTTAAAAGAAAAAATTCTTACAGAGGAAGCAACAAAGAATGCTTTTGTAATGCCATTTATGCAACTTCTAGGATATGATATTTTTAATCCACTTGAAGTAATACCTGAGTTTGTTGCAGATATAAGCAATAAAAAAGGTGAAAAAGTGGATTATTGCATAAAAAAGGATGATGAGCCAATAATTATTATTGAATGCAAACATTGGAAAGAAAATTTGGATTTACATAATACTCAGTTAGAAAGATATTTTAGTTTTACAAAAGCAAAATTTGGCATATTAACAAATGGAATAATATATAGATTTTACACAGACATAGATGAAGAAAATAAAATGGATAAAAAACCATTTTTAGAATTTGATTTAGAAAACATTAAAGAAAATATCGTTGGTGAACTTAGTAAATTTCATAAAAATTCGTTTGATGTAGAAGAACTGTTTGATGTAGCAGGTGAGATGAAGTACTACAGTGCAATAAAATCTGCTTTTTACAAAGAATTAGATAATCCATCAGACGAACTTGTTAAATATTTTGCAAGTAAAGTATATTCAGGAAGATTTACAGAAAAAGTCATTCTTCAATTTCATAAAATAGTTAAAAAAGCACTTAATCATAAAATTAATGAAACAATAAACGACCGATTAAAATCTGCTCTTACAAAAGAAGAAAAAAAACAAATAGAAACAATTGCAGAAACAGATAATACAAGCCTAGATCCTCGTGAAATAATTCTTTTCAAAGACGAGGAACGAGGAATAATTACAACCCAAGAAGAAATGAATGGGTATGAAGTGGTTTTAGATATTTTAAACCCCCATTTTGAAAAAGAAAGAATCGCATACAGAGATACCAAATCATATTTTGGCATATTGCTTGACAATAATAATAGACAGCCAATTTGTAGGCTTCGATTTGATACTAAACAAAAATATCTCAGCATAATTGATGAAGAAAAAAATGAAAAAAAATATCCGATAGACAAAATAGAACATATCTACAAATATTCAAATGAAATAATAAACTCAGCTATGCGCTATTCTGAAAATATGTAA
- the bamA gene encoding outer membrane protein assembly factor BamA, with translation MLKKIFLLTILILIQLLSFSQISLNSGVEGISYASPKEYELGGVTVSGIKYLDGDVLVQISGLAVGQRLKVPGEEISKAIEKLWKQGLFSDVKISAIKIVGDKIFLNIHLQERARLSKWSYEGIKKSQTEDLNEKLNLLKGSQLTANVLNNSINKIKDYFIDKGFLNTEVTITQKNDTNLINHVILKIHIDKKERIKIQNINIEGNTVFSDKKLRKTLKETKQKTWYNIFKSSKYISETYKEDKLKIIDKYNSEGYRDAKIVSDSIYVNDEKTIKINIKIEEGNKFYFRNVSWIGNSKYSNEQLDAILDIKKGDLFDQSVLDEKLYMDERGITSIYMDDGYLFFNANPVEVKVENDSIDIEIRIYEGKQARINKITVTGNTKTNDHVIRREIRTKPGELFSRSDIIRTQRELAQLGYFDPEKLGVNPTPNQVDGTVDIEYVVEEKPSDQIELSGGWGAGMIVGTLGLSFNNFSAKNVFKKGAWRPLPAGDGQRLSVRAQSNGIYYQAYNLSFVEPWLGGKKPNSFTVSSYYTIQSNGRDKDDPDRTSMTITGLALGLGKRLKAPDDFFTLYNELSFQHYDLNKWSYFIFQTGTSKNLSISSTFARNSIDQPIYPRRGSLFSLKLQVTPPYSLLNNKDYSQMTDLDKYEWIEYHKWNFKASWFSRIAGDLVLNTKAEFGFLGYFNSDIGPSPFEGFNVGGDGLSGYNLYGRETIALRGYDNGALTPSSGGNIYNKLTMELRYPLSLNPQATLYGLAFLEAGNCWYESRNFNPFDVKRAAGIGVRIFLPMFGMLGVDFGYGFDEIEGKSGVNKWQPHFIIGQRF, from the coding sequence ATGCTCAAAAAAATATTTCTATTAACCATACTCATCTTAATTCAACTACTATCTTTTTCGCAAATTTCGCTCAATTCGGGAGTAGAAGGAATAAGCTATGCAAGCCCCAAAGAATATGAGTTGGGTGGTGTAACAGTTTCTGGAATAAAATATTTAGATGGTGACGTGCTTGTGCAAATTTCAGGGCTTGCTGTTGGTCAAAGATTGAAAGTGCCGGGCGAAGAAATTTCAAAAGCCATTGAAAAACTTTGGAAACAAGGGCTTTTTTCCGATGTGAAAATTAGTGCTATCAAAATTGTTGGCGACAAAATATTCCTCAACATTCATTTGCAAGAGCGAGCTCGATTGTCGAAATGGTCTTACGAAGGAATTAAAAAATCGCAAACCGAAGATCTAAACGAAAAATTAAATTTACTCAAGGGAAGCCAACTAACTGCCAACGTTTTAAATAATTCAATAAATAAGATTAAAGATTATTTCATTGACAAAGGATTTCTAAATACCGAAGTAACAATCACTCAAAAAAACGACACAAATCTTATCAATCATGTCATTCTGAAAATACATATCGACAAAAAGGAAAGAATAAAAATTCAAAACATAAATATTGAAGGCAATACAGTTTTTTCTGATAAAAAACTAAGAAAAACACTAAAAGAAACAAAGCAGAAAACCTGGTACAATATTTTTAAATCATCGAAATATATTTCAGAAACTTATAAAGAAGACAAACTTAAAATAATCGATAAATATAACTCTGAAGGTTACAGAGATGCAAAAATTGTCAGCGATTCGATATATGTAAATGATGAAAAAACCATAAAAATCAATATTAAAATCGAAGAAGGGAATAAATTTTATTTCCGAAATGTTTCTTGGATAGGAAATTCTAAATACTCTAACGAGCAATTAGATGCAATTTTGGATATCAAAAAAGGAGATTTGTTTGACCAATCGGTACTCGACGAAAAATTATATATGGACGAGCGAGGAATTACCTCAATATACATGGACGATGGTTATCTTTTCTTTAATGCAAATCCGGTAGAAGTTAAAGTTGAAAACGATTCTATCGATATTGAAATTAGAATATATGAAGGCAAACAAGCCCGAATAAACAAGATTACTGTAACAGGAAATACAAAAACAAACGACCATGTCATTCGGCGTGAAATTAGAACTAAACCAGGCGAACTTTTCAGCCGTTCAGATATAATCAGAACACAGCGAGAATTAGCACAACTTGGCTATTTCGACCCAGAAAAATTAGGTGTAAATCCAACTCCAAATCAAGTTGACGGTACAGTAGATATCGAATATGTTGTAGAAGAAAAACCTTCAGACCAAATAGAACTTTCCGGAGGTTGGGGAGCCGGAATGATAGTAGGAACCTTAGGGCTATCATTTAATAATTTCTCTGCCAAAAATGTTTTCAAAAAAGGTGCATGGAGACCATTGCCTGCTGGCGACGGACAAAGACTTAGCGTAAGAGCACAATCAAATGGAATATATTATCAAGCATATAATCTTTCGTTTGTTGAACCATGGCTTGGCGGGAAAAAACCTAATAGTTTTACAGTTTCGTCATATTATACTATACAATCGAACGGTAGAGACAAAGACGACCCCGACAGAACATCAATGACAATTACAGGACTTGCTCTCGGATTAGGAAAACGATTGAAAGCTCCTGACGATTTTTTCACACTCTACAACGAACTTAGCTTCCAGCACTATGATTTGAACAAATGGAGCTATTTCATTTTTCAAACCGGAACATCAAAAAATTTAAGCATTTCTTCAACTTTTGCCAGAAACTCTATCGATCAACCAATTTATCCTCGTCGAGGATCACTGTTTTCATTAAAACTACAGGTTACACCTCCATATTCATTATTGAACAATAAAGATTATTCACAAATGACAGATCTTGACAAATATGAATGGATTGAGTATCATAAATGGAATTTCAAAGCTTCCTGGTTTTCGAGAATTGCTGGCGATTTAGTTTTGAATACGAAAGCAGAATTTGGATTTTTGGGATACTTCAATTCAGATATTGGGCCCTCGCCTTTCGAAGGATTCAATGTAGGAGGAGACGGACTTTCCGGATACAATTTGTATGGAAGAGAAACAATAGCCTTACGAGGATACGACAATGGAGCACTTACACCTTCAAGTGGAGGAAACATCTATAATAAACTCACAATGGAATTAAGATATCCGCTCTCGTTGAATCCGCAAGCAACACTTTACGGTCTGGCATTTCTCGAAGCAGGAAATTGCTGGTACGAATCCCGTAATTTTAATCCTTTCGATGTGAAACGTGCGGCAGGTATCGGTGTTCGTATTTTTCTGCCAATGTTCGGAATGCTTGGTGTTGACTTCGGATATGGCTTCGACGAAATTGAAGGAAAATCGGGAGTGAACAAATGGCAGCCACATTTTATTATAGGCCAAAGATTTTAA
- a CDS encoding isoprenyl transferase — protein sequence MLYKEKIDTTKLPKHVAIIMDGNGRWAKERGKQRVFGHRKGADSVRNIVEASGEIGIEYLTLYTFSTENWNRSEAEVNALMSLLITMINREVKNLIENNVRLLAIGNLNRLPKNVSSKLNKAIANTSKCTGLSLILALSYSSKWEIVEAVKNIAKQAINENISIENIDENLLTENLSTKKYPDPELLIRTGGEYRISNFLLWQIAYSELYFTKKYWPEFGKEEFYEAIFEYQSRERRFGKTSEQI from the coding sequence ATGCTTTATAAAGAAAAAATAGATACTACAAAACTACCCAAACATGTTGCCATAATAATGGACGGCAATGGTCGCTGGGCCAAAGAAAGAGGCAAACAAAGAGTTTTCGGTCATAGAAAAGGAGCCGACTCTGTACGGAATATTGTTGAAGCATCGGGCGAAATCGGAATTGAATATCTTACTTTATATACTTTTTCGACAGAAAATTGGAACAGGTCTGAGGCAGAAGTTAATGCACTTATGTCTCTATTAATCACAATGATAAACCGTGAGGTAAAAAATTTAATCGAAAATAATGTTCGTCTGCTTGCAATCGGCAATTTAAATCGTCTTCCAAAAAATGTGAGTAGCAAATTAAATAAAGCCATTGCCAACACATCAAAATGTACCGGCTTGTCGCTAATTTTAGCCTTGAGCTATAGCTCGAAATGGGAAATTGTCGAAGCCGTTAAAAACATCGCGAAACAAGCTATTAATGAAAATATTTCAATTGAGAATATTGATGAAAACTTACTAACAGAAAATCTTTCAACAAAAAAGTATCCAGATCCTGAACTTTTGATTCGCACCGGTGGAGAATATAGAATTAGCAATTTCTTGCTTTGGCAAATAGCATATTCAGAACTATATTTTACAAAAAAATATTGGCCCGAATTTGGAAAAGAAGAATTCTATGAAGCCATTTTCGAATACCAATCAAGAGAACGCAGATTTGGTAAAACCAGCGAACAGATATAA
- the rsfS gene encoding ribosome silencing factor, with protein MKIVNNTKPLVEAIIDGVRKIKGINIVNLNLSKLTDPVCESFIICHGESNTQVYAIANSVEKTVKETIGEKAWHKEGLENAQWILIDYANVVVHIFQKEYRDYYKLEDLWADAEVIKIES; from the coding sequence ATAAAAATTGTGAATAATACGAAACCGCTTGTAGAAGCCATAATAGATGGTGTTAGAAAAATTAAAGGAATCAATATTGTCAATTTAAATTTGTCGAAACTGACCGATCCAGTATGCGAAAGTTTTATTATTTGTCATGGAGAATCGAACACGCAAGTTTATGCTATTGCCAATTCAGTAGAAAAAACAGTGAAAGAAACTATAGGTGAAAAAGCCTGGCACAAAGAAGGACTCGAAAACGCCCAATGGATTTTGATTGATTATGCTAATGTTGTAGTTCATATATTTCAAAAAGAATATCGCGACTATTACAAATTGGAAGATTTATGGGCAGATGCAGAAGTTATTAAAATTGAAAGCTAA
- a CDS encoding DUF4923 family protein, whose protein sequence is MRIAKYVLILLLFIFISCQNNDSTFLLKKWQITGIESLEKEDKNDKKKQFRMAYLNQIFALKTYEFDKDNKYQAIIKDHKTVNGTFEYNKNDNSLVLKANNKKEEYIVIHHTDTTLLLEFVVEPLLMKMKVAKE, encoded by the coding sequence TTGAGAATCGCAAAATATGTTTTAATATTACTTTTATTCATTTTCATTTCTTGCCAAAATAATGATAGTACATTTTTGCTAAAAAAATGGCAAATAACAGGGATAGAAAGCCTCGAAAAAGAAGATAAAAACGATAAGAAAAAACAATTCAGAATGGCTTATTTAAATCAGATATTTGCTTTAAAAACCTATGAATTTGATAAAGACAATAAATATCAAGCCATAATAAAAGATCACAAAACTGTAAATGGCACATTTGAATATAATAAAAACGACAATTCATTAGTTCTAAAAGCCAATAATAAAAAAGAGGAATATATTGTGATACATCATACAGATACTACTTTGCTTTTAGAATTTGTTGTGGAACCTTTGCTAATGAAAATGAAAGTAGCAAAAGAATAA